The following proteins come from a genomic window of Sorghum bicolor cultivar BTx623 chromosome 3, Sorghum_bicolor_NCBIv3, whole genome shotgun sequence:
- the LOC8068020 gene encoding cytochrome b561 and DOMON domain-containing protein At3g61750 — MAMGRASAATLLVALAVLALAVMAQATCDDELPAQLAGNFSGLACAPVWNNFVLRYAQGKDNVLRVVLSTMYSTGWVGMGFSKNGLMVGSSAMVGWMGKTGVPHIKPFSLEGKTPSKVVADQGFLASSDHHKPTVLVQQAKIYLAFQLSFTEPLKSQNVLFAIGSAIPVNDHLSEHQDKTAIVFDFTTGSASSSSSFPDGLKRTHGALNLFAWGVLLPIGAIVARYCRRWDPLWFYLHAGIQFVGFILGLAGVVAGVSLYNKIQADVPAHRGLGIFVLVLGILQILAIFLRPNKDSKYRKFWNWYHHWVGRLALFFAAINIVLGIKVGGAGNSWKIGYGFNLAILLITIITLEVLLWTRWKNNSGSTGAY, encoded by the exons ATGGCCATGGGGCGCGCGTCCGCCGCCACGCTGCTCGTCGCGCTCGCCGTCCTCGCTCTGGCGGTGATGGCGCAGGCGACCTGCGACGACGAGCTGCCGGCTCAGCTTGCCGGCAACTTCTCGGGGCTCGCCTGCGCCCCCGTCTGGAACAACTTCGTGCTCCGG TACGCGCAGGGCAAGGACAACGTGCTGCGGGTGGTGCTGTCGACCATGTACAGCACAGGGTGGGTGGGGATGGGGTTCTCCAAGAACGGCCTCATGGTGGGCTCGAGCGCCATGGTGGGGTGGATGGGCAAGACAGGCGTCCCGCACATCAAGCCCTTCTCGCTGGAGGGCAAGACCCCCTCCAAGGTGGTGGCGGACCAGGGCTTCCTCGCCTCCAGCGACCACCACAAGCCCACCGTGCTCGTGCAGCAGGCCAAGATCTACCTCGCCTTCCAGCTCAGCTTCACCGAGCCGCTCAAGAGCCAGAAcgtgctcttcgccattggctcCGCCATCCCCGTCAACGACCACCTCTCCGAGCACCAGGACAAGACCGCCATCGTGTTTGATTTCACCACAG GCAGCGCTTCAAGCTCATCATCCTTCCCGGACGGTCTGAAAAGGACCCATGGGGCGCTCAACTTGTTCGCGTGGGGTGTGCTCCTGCCAATTGGTGCCATTGTTGCAAGGTACTGCAGGAGATGGGACCCCCTCTGGTTCTACCTCCATGCCGGTATCCAGTTCGTGGGATTCATCCTGGGTCTGGCCGGCGTTGTGGCTGGAGTATCATTGTACAACAAGATCCAAGCCGACGTCCCGGCCCATAGGGGCCTTGGCATATTTGTGCTTGTGCTAGGCATTTTGCAG ATCCTGGCAATTTTCCTGAGGCCCAATAAGGACTCCAAGTACCGCAAGTTCTGGAACTGGTACCACCACTGGGTCGGCAGGCTCGCCCTCTTCTTTGCAGCCATCAACATTGTGCTCGGGATCAAGGTCGGCGGCGCAGGCAACTCTTGGAAGATCGGCTACGGTTTCAACCTGGCCATCCTTCTGATCACCATCATCACGCTGGAAGTCCTGCTCTGGACAAGGTGGAAAAACAACAGCGGTTCCACGGGGGCATATTAG